The nucleotide window CGACATTGCCGTGCTCTACCGATCCAACCTTCAAGCACGTTTGATTGAAGAAGAGCTTCGCAGTGACGGGCAACCGTATCGCATGTTGGGTGGAACTCAGTTTTTTGAGCGCAAGGAGGTTAAAGACGCCATAGCGTATTTGCGCGCGGCATTGAATCCTTTTGATGAATTAGCCTTTCGTCGGATTTTAAACTACCCGCCACGCGGCATCGGGGACAGTTCCCTTGGCAAACTTGAGTATCTGGCACAGCAAGCTTCTGTTCCTTTGCGCAAAGCGCTTGGGCCTTTTTCGGAGCTCAAGGACTTGCCGCACGCGGCCAGGCAAGGTGCGGCTCATTTGCACCAGCAATTAACTCACGCCGCCAAATACTTGCGTGCAAATCAAAATCTAGCAGAGCAAACCCGTTCTTTTCTCGAGCAAGTGGGCTTAAGTCGTAAGTTCTTGGATGGTCAGGACGCGGCACAAGACAAGCGTGGACGCTACGCCAATATCGATTCTTTTTTGGAGTCGCTTGCCCGTCACGAGAAACGTGGCGAACAGAGCAAAAGCTCGCTTGATGATTTGCTTCAACGCCTTACTTTGCGCGATACCGACACCGAAGAAGATAAAGGAAACAAGGTGACGCTCTCGACGCTTCATGCGGCCAAAGGGCTTGAGTTCCCTTGCGTTTTTCTGATTGGTTGCAATGAAGGCACCTTGCCGCATAGCCGGACCTTGGATCCGAAGGTTACGGACATGGCTGGAGCGGATATCGAAGAGGAGCGCAGGCTTTTTTATGTGGGCATTACACGAGCTGAACGGGATCTGTATTTAACACGCATCAAGCAACGCAGCATGCGCGGGCGCACGCAGCTTTTGGCGCCTTCTCGTTTTATGCATGATATTCCTGAAAAGCTTCTCGAGAACTATGAGGCTCCGGAAACACAAGTGCCCGACTACGACGAAGTGCAAGACATGATTGCGGATATTCTCAAGCAGGTCTCGGGCGCAACACCAAGTGAACTAAGCTGAAAGCTCGTTTTCAGATCGACTATGCCGCAACCTGCAAGTAGCCTTCTTGAATGGCGTAGCTTTTAAGCTCATCGCGCAATTGATGTTTGGCCCGGTGCAAACGAGACATGACGGTACCAATCGGAACCTTAAGATCCTGGGAAGTTTCTTGGTAGCTGCTCTCATTAACGAGGATTTTAAGTACAATCGTTGAGCTCTCGGGCGATAGCTTATCAAGAGCGGATTCGACTTTATCAGACCACGTTGTGGCAAGCTCCGAGCTCAGGGATAGTTCCTCGGATTCGATGTCTGCTTGCTGGCTCAGTCGCTGGATGCCCTGCGCTTCTCGCTTTGTTTTGCGGCATTGGTCGATGAAAACGTTCTTCAAGATGCGGTGCATCCAAGCTCGGCTGTTTCCCTGTTGATGATCAAACTGAGGCCAGCTTTGCATGGCGCGCAATGCGGTTTCCTGAACAAGGTCGTCGGCATCGGCGTCGCTCCCAGACAGACGCCGTCCAGCACGTAAGAGCTCCTCTTGGTAGAGCGTAAAGACCGATTCAAAGCAGACGGTATGCTGCTTTGATGTAGGTGCGGTGTTTACGACAGGCGTCATTGCTTAATATCAATGCAAGAAGTGCTCCAGCCCGGCTTCTGTTAGAAGATCAATAATTCCAACATCTACAGGGAAAGGGATGGAGCGCAAAGTGACAAAAATGTCACTCAATGCAATTAAAGCTTGCACTTGTTGCGGAGTCATGTCTAGGGAAAGGTGTTTTGTTGAGACTACACGGTGGTTGAAAGTGAGCGTTCGATGACCCTGGGAACGGCTTCAGCAATCTGGCTGGCTAGCAGTCCCCTATCGCCCGTGCCGGCGAGTTTGGCCCCAAGCAAATGCAATAAAACACCGGCGCTGGCTGCATCAAACGGGTCGGTGTTATCGTTGAGTTGTGCAGCGATAATGCCGCTTAGCACATCGCCGCTTCCCGCGGTGGCCATGGCTGGGAAGCTGCCATCCACGATGCGAACGCGGCCATCGGTGGCTGCAATTACCGTGCATGCTCCTTTAAGTACTACGGTGCTGCCGCAACGTTCGCTCAGTGTTTTCGCTGCCGCGATGCGATTGCTTTGCACGCGTTCGGTATGCGTTCTTAGCAAGCGTGCAGCTTCTGCAGGATGCGGCGTAAGAATTCGCACAGCTTTGGCTTCGCTTAGTCGTTCGGCGCCACTTTGCCAGAAATTGAGAGCGTCAGCATCGAGCACAGTGGGCAAGGGAATGCTAAGATAGATGTCTTGGCCTAAGGCTTTTGCCTGCTCAAGACCCATGCCAGGCCCAATCACCAAAGCGTCCTTGTTTTGGCATAGTGTTGTCAATTGATCGGTCAGTGAATGTTCCGAAAAGACGAGCGCTTCAGACATGAACTCAGGGTAGCGGCCGTCAATGACCGTCTGTGTGTGAGCGTCGGTGGCAATGGTGACGAGCCCTGCTCCGCTATGCATTGCACCTTTTGCAGCCAATAGTGCGGCGCCACTTTTGCCTTTGCTTCCTCCGATAATCAAGAGATGGCCGGCCGTGCCTTTATGCGAGTTCAGCGCTCTTGGATGAAGCCAGCGTGGTAGATCCGTGGCCTCGATAAGCTTGTTGTCTGATGCGACTGGCGCTGGCACACCAATCGACTCGCAGCGGATATCGCCAGCATAGCCGCGCCCCGGAAACTGGTACAGACCCAACTTGCGTACACCAAAAGTCACCGTCAGCGCAGCTTGGATGGCAGCGCCAAGGATTTGTCCCGTGTTGGAATCGATGCCGCTCGGAACATCCATGGAAACGACCGGCAGCCCACGTTGATTGATAAGTTCTACGGCTTTACGGAAATCGCCAGCGAGCTCACGGCTAAGGCCAGTGCCAAATAACGCATCAACGACAAGTGTTGAAGTCGGAAGGCTGTCACGTAGTTCATCAAGACCGAGTGAAAGGGATCCAGCGCTGCGTTCCCAAGCTTCGGCATTGAGCTTTGCATCGCCGGTAAGTGAGCTTTTTTCGCCAATCAGTATTGCGTTTACGGAGATACCGAGCGCGTCGAGCTGCCTTGCGACGACAAAACCGTCTCCACCGTTTTGACCCGGGCCACACACGACCAGAACCGAAGAAAGTTTGTCGGCAAAGCTCTCCAAAATGCAGTTCGCTGCTCTTACGCCAGCGTTTTCCATCAAAAGTATACCGGGGATACCCAGCCCATGCACAGCGTGACGGTCAATAGCGCGGGCTTGTTCAGCAGTGAAAAGAGGAATCATGCGTCGTGCTCCAGGGTCAACCTCGTGTTCTGCGGATGTCTGCTGCGACTTTCGAACGCGCCTTAACTCCCGCCTGAATAACTCGGCGATAGGCGCCCACACATTGTTCAAGGCCGCAAAAAAGTGATTCGCTGATCAATGCGTGACCGATATTGAGCTCCGATAATTCAGGAACTTCACGGACGAGATCCTGAACGTTATCCAGTGTGAGGCCGTGTCCGGCTGCAACACTAAGCTTTTCATTCTGGTTGCTTGCGTGTGCTGCAGCAATTTGAAGCCGCATCATCTGCTGTTTTAGGCTTACCGCTTCGCGGGCGTGAGCAAGCTCACCGGTATGTAGCTCGATTGCAGAAGCGCCGACTTCAATCGAAGCTTCGACCTGCTCGATGTCCGGGCCGATAAATAGACTGACAGCTATGTTTGATTCCTGAAGTGTTGTGCAAAAACGGCGTATCAGCTCTGGATTTGCCACAACATCAAGTCCGCCTTCGGTGGTGCGTTCTTGTCGCTTTTCGGGCACCAAGGTAACGCAATCGGGCTTGTTTTGTAGAGCGATGCTCAGCATTTCGTCGGTGGCGGCCATTTCTAGATTCAAGCGGGTTTGTATGCCCTTTCGAATGTGCCTAAGATCATGGTCCTGAATGTGTCGCCGGTCTTCCCGCAAATGGATGGTGATTCCGTCGGCCCCAGCACGTTCGCAAAGGATAGCGGCACGTAAGGGGTCTGGATAAAGTTCGCCTCGGGCCTGACGGAGAGTGGCCACGTGATCGACGTTTACTTGCAGTCGGACAGTCACGGCCCCAATATATACTGACGGCTACTGGGATACCAGTTCAGCGAGAGCCACTCGCAAAGAGCTGTCCGTATAGAGAAAGCGGGTCTTTAGAGCCTCAATGGCATTTTGAGCGAGAAGGCGTCGATCCTGATCGATGGCGGAGTCCTGTGAGGATAGCAGAGCCAATATGTCCTGGGCGATCTCACGCATTTGCACTTGGCGTTGCGTGAAAAACGCTTGTCGGAGTTTTTTGATGTGCTCTGGGAAAAGACGTGCGTAGTCGACTTGCGCTCCAGGGTTATCGAGTGCATGGGCGCCTACCGAGCTAATGAGTGCTTTGCGAAACTTAGTTTTATCGTCGCTCACATCGAGTGTCTTTTCGACCTCGTTCATAAGTGCTTCGTCGGGCTCTTCATAACTGCCGGTACGCTTGTTAAATACGCGCTCGTTTTTTAGCGAATAGGATACATGTGTGATGTAGCGATCAAACATCTCCGCGTATTGTTTCTCTTCAACCAAGCCCGAACAGCTTCGCATCTCATCTTCAACGTATTCGAGCCATCGCTTTTTCACCTGGCTGATAAAGCCTCGGTGGTCTTGATAGCCGTTTTCCGCCGTTTCTTTCAAAAAGACATGGTCACCACGGATGCAGAGACGCTCGATTTGATCGAGTACAGCAAGGGGCGATAGATGATCGTAGCGAGCATCCTGCGCCGCATCGAGCAAAAGTGTGCGCAGTTCTCTTGGCGAGGCGCCTGACAAGCCTTCGTAAGGCACCAACGAGCTCGATTCTGCTCGTATATCCGCCAGGCCAGATTTCAGCGTGCCGCTTTCAGCTTGAGATAAACGCTCAGGGATGTGTCCCTTTGCATAAAGATCAGCTTTTTCCATGGGACTAAGTGTTGCAGCCACCTTGCCGAGCTTTGGATCAGCGTAGCGGGATTCTTGCGCTCGGCGCAGGCGGGTAAGCACGGACCAAATGGCTGCGAGCCGCACGGCGTGCGGCGCAACGTTGCAACTAAGATGCGGCAATATTTGCGATTCATAAATACGTTCTTCCAGCGTGTAGTCGAGCAGATATGGCATACGAATCGGTTCAAGACGGACGCGGAAGGAATTGTATTCGGGATGCTCGCGGAAAGCTGCCAGGTGAAGTTCGTTTGAGCTCGCGACAAACACACTGTTAATTGTAAGATTGGACATCGACAGAGGCACTTCGCCTTCCTCGATGGCGAGCAGCAGATACTTCCATGCTTCGAGTGGTCGTTTTAGTAAGTCGCTGTATTCGAGTAATCCGCCTGAAGCATCGACAAGGTCGCCGAAAGTCTCAAAAAGATTTGTAGCGCTAAGGGAAGCTGGGAGCGATGCAACGCTTTGGTCCGCAGTGATTTGTCGCTCGCGTGCATCGACAGACATTTGTGGCCCGATGGTTACCGCCCCAATCCGATAACGCCGTGATATTTGATAACGCTCGACACGAACGTGTGCAAGAACGCGTCCTAAATCACCCTGGTAGCTCGTCAACAAGGCCTGATAGACTTGTTGGTTTTTGTGACTTAACTCGCCATCGCGGATCCATTGAGGTGCATTGTCTTCGATGTCGTGCTCTTTATAAACTTGATTGATGAGCTTTTGACGTTCGTTTTTAGGCAACAACAAAAGCGGGCTTTCTCGGAGCTCGCTGCGCAGCTTAACTGCTATCGCGTCATCCTCAAGGTGGGCAAAGGTCTGCGCGTTTTGTGCAAGCGCGTCTTTGGATCCAAAACCAATGGTCTTGCCGTCTTGTCCACGTGGGAAGATCCAAGAAAAAGTATACAGAGCTCCAGCGTCCTCCCGTGAATACTTTTCCAGTCCTTGCATTACGCAATCGGCAAATGTGCTTTTGGCACTGCCGTTGGGACCGTGAAACAGGAGTAAACGATTTGCGCATCCTTCTCGAGAGAAGTTGCAAAGGACACGGTAAAAAGCGTTCTGCGCGTCTTCGTTGCCCACAAGGCGAGCCCGACGATCCGGTTTTTCAGCAGGATCGTTCAAGTCGTCAAAAAGAGCGAAACGTTGCACGGTGCCCCAGGGTTGCTTTACAGGATACTGGCCAAAGTACTCGAAACAGTCCTTAAGGTAGCGCGATGCATCACGGCTGTACGCCCAGGGGTCGCTTTGAAACAAGCCCAAAAAGTCGTCGAAGGACAGGACCCGTCGTTCAGCCGAATACTGCTCGCGAATTCTATCCGCTATCTGGGACATGCGGTCTCGCATTCCTAGAGTCTAGCACTTAGAAAAATAGGCAGGCAAACTAGCGCGATGCACTCGCGCTGCGGGGGCGATAAGGCCCTACATCGTGACCCCCTCGAAGAAGCTCCGTGAATGCTTCTGAAAAGCTAGATTTTGCTATACCTTCGCAAGCTTTCCAGCTAAACTTAAGGAGCTATGCAGCGCACGCAACAGCTTGGCCGTTACCAAGTGATGAATCGCATCGCGTTCGGGGGAATGGCCGAGATTTTTCGTGCCTTTACCTACGATGACGAGGGCTTTCGTCGTGACGTCGCTATTAAAAAGGTGCTGCCCCATTACCTCGAAGACCCTCAGTTTCTTGACATGCTTACCGACGAATTTAAGCTGGTAAGCTTTTTGAGACATCCCAACATTGCCGAGGTCTTCGAGTTGGCTGACGTTGAAGGAAGTTTGCTGATTGCCATGGAGTATGTGGACGGCAAAGACCTACGCTCGACCATTGACCGTCTGCACGATCAGCAAGCGATTCTTGATTTTGATAATGCGGTTTACATCATTGCTCGGTCGTTGGACGGTTTGCATCACGCGCACACTGCTCGTGACCTCACGGCGAGCCCCTAGCCATAGTGCATCGCGATTTCAGTCCCTCGAACATTTTGATTTCCTATGATGGTCGAGATACATTTGACTTCGGTATCGCAAAGGCGCGCAACAGTCGCATTCGCACCAAGACAGGCGTGATTAAGGGCAAAGTTCGTTACATGTCACCGGAGCAAACCTTTTGGGCAAGCTTTGGATGCGCGGAGCGATATTTTTAGCGCGGGCAGCGTGCTTTATGAACTTGTGTGTGGAAAGCCAGCTTTTCAGGCAGACAATGAAATGGATTTGATTTACGCAGTTCGAGAAGCGGCTCCTGTGCTTTGCCAGGCGATCAATCCGAAGATTCCGTTAAAATTAGCAAGGATCGTAGAGAAATCCATGTTTCGCTCACGTTCCGGACGTTATCAAACGGCGATTGAATTTCGTGATGCACTTTTGGATTTTCTTCGGAACTATAATCCGCACTACACGCGAACTAAGTTGGCCGATGCGCAGCGTAAGCTTTGGGCGAAAGAGATAAATCTCGAACTGCGCGCCATGGAAGAGTTTGCGGTAGGTGAGTCGGATGATGGTGGTTTCGGCACAAACCTCATTGCCGATGCGCTAGGCCCCAACGCTCCTTTTTCTAGCTTTAATCCTTCGCCTACGCATTCTTCATCCCGTGCTGACAAAACCAATCCGAATGTGGGACTGCATCAAGTTAATACCGCAATCGTAAGTTCGGATCATCCGGACAGACCAAGTGCTGTGCCGACTGCGCGAGAGCTTGCCGCGCCAAAACGGGATGAGATCGATGAGACGGCCGAGCACGATTTGCCTGGAGAACCAACCGAGGTTTCCGAGCAACGTGACGAAGATACCCAGTAGCAGCTGCTGAATCGTCTCTTCGTTTAAAATAAACGCGTGGGTTGGTTTCGCTCGTCGTTTGTTTTGCTGGTTATTTCTTCGACGGTAGCGAGCAGTTTTGCACTGCTTTGAGAAAGATGAAATCGGGCCACGGTCCGGTTGTCTGAGTTTTGCCATTTAACAAAAGCAATGAATTCCTTTTTTAGGACATTGTCTTTTCCGGAACGAATCGAGTTGTAGCCGCGCAGTGTTGGATCCGATGAAAAATAAAGGTCCCCATTCGACCATTGGCCTTTGTAGGTTGTTGATGGGCTTGCGTAGAGGTGAAAGGGTTGGTTGCCGTCAAGATCAGTGTCGGAGCGAATGACGCGAATGGTAACCTTTACAATGAGATCGGCAGCGCTTACGCGCTCTTTGAGTTCTTTGTACCACTGCTCATACCATTCTCCTTCGAGCAGTGTTGGGTCTGCAACCCAATCCACTCCGCCGTCAAAGGACAGAGCGTCTTGCTCTGAAAACACAGAGCTTGCTCTTATCTCGGGACCGCTTGCGCAGAATCCGAGCAAGACAGCGTACAATAATAATGCCGAGACGTTGCGGACAAACACAGTTACCTTTCCCACAAGGATAACAGATCTTGGGGCATTGGAGCGACAAACTCGACATTTTGTCCAGTGCCGGGATGCTCGATCCACAAACGGTGAGCGTGCAATGCATGGCGTTCGTGTCCTAGCCTCTCTCTAAGCGTATCCGTCATGCCCTCGTCAATGTAGTCGAAAAAAGGGCTGATGCCCTCCGGTCCATAGAGCTTGTCGCCGATAATCGGATGTCCTTTAGCGGAAAGATGAACGCGCAGTTGATGTTGTCTGCCTGTGTGAGGACGCAGACGAAGTAAACTTTTGTCTTTTTTTCGTTCGAGGACATCAAAGTGAGTTTCGGCCTGTGCCCCCTGCCCTTCGTTGCAAGTTTCCATAAGCAAGTGAAGACCTTGCTCGGCATGTCGCATGGGCAGTGAGATAGTTCCTTGATCTTCAAAGACACATCCGCGGACGATGGCGAGGTACTCTTTTTGCACACGCCGTCCCTCGAACTGAGCTTTGAGCGCTCTTTCTGTTGGCAAGTCGCGTGCACACACCAGCACGCCACTTGTTTCACGATCAAGACGGTGGGAGATACGCGGAACCCCATGTTCATAGTCTCGTTTTGAAGAAAGCTCAGGGTATTGCGATGGTACGTTGCCGTGGGGTGGACCGGTAAGCCGGCTGGTTTATTAACGACGCTCAACACATCGTCTTCATAGATGATCTGGTAATTGGTTGGGGTTTCAGGTTCTCGGAAACGCGTGCGTACAAGAAGGACCGTTTCTCCCCCAACGACCAAGTCGCCGGGCCGGCGCTTGCGGCCATCGGAACGGTAAGCGCAGGCGCGAACAATCGCGTTGGCGCGTGTTCGGGACAAGCGCGGGATCCTAAGTTGAATGAAACGATCTAAGCGTAAGCCAGCAAATTCATGTGCGACAGGGAATTGAAGTACGATTGAGTCCTCCGGACAGCCGGGTGGGGGTTTCAACAAGGGCAAAGCTCGCTACCATCCCTTCATGGCGCCTTTTTCAAAACGCCTTTTGGTTATCGCGTTCCTAGCATTATTGCTGGGTCCTGCAAATTCACTGCCGCCGCGGGTTGCTGATAGCAATGAAAACGAAGCATCGCACGATATGGACGATGGCGCAGAGGAAGAACTTCCACCGCTGAAGGGTGATTCGGTGATTGAAGGAAGCACGCTGTTTGATGATGGTCGAGCGTTTGAGGGCGTGTCTGTGAGCATCGCAGGCAGTGGCGTGTGGCCACCGAGAAGCGTAACTAGCAATGTTGAGGGGCGCTTTTCTTTTTCCGGTGTTCCGGCTGGCGTGTATGAACTCAACGCGACGGTGGGCCATTGGGTTTCAGAGCCCATTCAGGGCATCGTCGTTGAAGCAAAGGATAGAAAGACGGTGTCTTTCAAAATGGAGCAAGGGTTGCAGCTTGCAGGTGTTGTGATTGATGCACAAACAAGATGCCCGATTGAAGGCGCAGAACTGCTGCTCAGTGAGTATGGCGTCAGCCTCTTGCCGAAAGTATCGCAAAGTGATGGTAAGGGAGCTTTCTTGTTTCTTGCTTTGCGTCCTGTTGATCAACGCGTTTCCGTAAGAGCACAGGGTTACATTCCTGCGCTGGGTATTTCCCATCATCCAGGCAAAGGGCAAATCACCATTGAGCTAACGCGGGCGGCGACTCTTTCAGGAAAGGTAGTGGACGAAGAAGGTCGTCCCATCGATGGCGTGCAATTGGAAGTTCATGGCGACGGGCAAGACGAGGTGCCCATTTTCATGTCCGAAGAAACAGAACAGTTCCGTCTTTCTTTGTTTAATCAGCAGCAACAGGCCCCGCCCCGGTGCTAGCTGCAGGAGACCTTGGCGTGACTTATGGCAGTGTGCCTCGTATTCCGAAGCTTCCAATCCTTAACTCAAACAGTGCTCCAAAGCACAACACAGTTGCCAAAAGCACTTCTTTTTCAAGCGATAAGAACGGGGCGTTTTCGCTGATTGGTGTCCCGCCGGGCCATGTGACGATTGTTGGCCGTCATGCTGACTACGCTCTCGGCATTAGCGAGAGTCTGGAGGTAGTTGCAGGCGTCGATAAAAAAAACATTCTGCTTCACATGCCCAAGGGCGGTGAGCTTGCGGGCAAAGTACTGGATGCTGCATCGCAGGGCGTTTTTAGGCTGCGCATCCGTGATTGCGGAACGGGAGCTTTTCTCCAGGCACATCATGACAAATCGGAACGAGAGTTTAAGGCCGTTGCGTTTGTTAGGCAATGTGCTGGTCAAGGTGTTTTCTGGGACCGATTTGCTCGCCGAACAAGATGTTGTTGTGCAGTCCGGGCAGGTCCAGGAGCTGTTGTTTACGCTGGCAGATTCTTCAAACAGTTTGCGAGGACGTGTCATGGAGCGGGGCCTGTATGGCGTATCCGGTGCGCAAGTTACCGTTAAGGGTCGCAGCGGATCAGAACGAAAAACGGTGAGCGAGACCGATGGTCGTTTTGAATTGCGAGGTCTGGGTGATCCACCCTTTTTTGTTAGGGTTGATCATTCGGAGTTTGCACAAGTCGCCCTGTCTGGCGTCAGGCCAGGTGATGGAGAGTTGGTCATTGACCTTCGTTAAGGGGGAACGGCCTACGGAAAGCTGAGCAACTACTATACCGGGCAAGCAATAAATAACGCGACGGTGGTTGCTAAAGCTATCGCCAGCGCCAATGAGAGTCGTGTGCGTAGTCAAAAAAATGGAAGTTTCGCCTTGCCGCGTCTCGCTGAAGGGGAATACGACATTCGTATATCTGCGCCTGGCTATGTTACTGAACATCGCATGCTTGACATGAAAGTTCGCAGGCATGCTCCGAGCGAAATCGATTTAGGTGATATTACTCTTAAGTCTGCTGGCAGCGTGAGCGGGCAAGTCAGCGACCGTTATGGTCGGCCAGTTCCCGGGGCCCTTATTGCCTATCTCGATGGTGCCGTCGCCAAGACGACGGATGTACACAGTGATTCGAGCGGAGTTTTCAGTGTCCAAGGGCTACGTCCGGGGCGATATCTTTTCTATGCAACGCATCCGGTTTTGGGTGATGGACAGAGTAGGCGCCCTCACCGGATTTTCGAAGGAGAAAATACCCCAGACATCTTGATTCGTTTTGATAAAGCGATGCCGGTTACAGAAAATAATAGCCGATAAACACACTCAATACTGGCAGTTTGAAATAGCGTGAATAAAAATCACCAAGATAACTATCCAAGGCGGTGCTGGCTGCATCAATCACGGCCTGATCTCGTGCATCAGGCGCTGAAAGATCAATGCTTGATGTCGAAGCGAAGGACTGCAAATAGGCCAAGGCGATTTGCAAAGAAAAGTCGCCGATGCGCTGACGATATCCTAAGCCCACATGGAAGCTGTGCAAATCCGAGCGAAGCGCGACGTCTTGGTTTTGGTATTGCGCAGGAAGGTTCTGGCCGGTGGCTTCGCTAATCAAGGAGCCCGCAACGGCGTTTCCGCCAAATGCAGTAAGTGTATAGCCGCCGAAAAACTCCAACCCGATAGGATCGAAGGGGCGCCACCCAAAAGTAGCTCGCCAGGTAAAAGCATCGGTGAGCGCTGCTGAAATCAGCGTTGCAGTGGCTTGCCCATAAGCGTTCAGTTGTTGCGCGATGTCGTTTGCAAGCACGGCATATGTCTTAGGAAGCCATCCCGCTTCCATCTCCGCAAAAAGAAACCAATGGGCAGATGCAACGTACCCTTGACGCCAACTAGAAAAGGCGCGCTAGTGCCGATTGCGCCTTCAACGGCGATAGGACTTCCTTCTATGAATTGCGCATCTGCTAGCGCGGAGGTTGAGCATACGGCTATTAGCAAAACGAGCTGCCAGACGCGACGAAGACCCATGACATAAGGATATCATAGCCGGAACTGTTTCTAAACTTTGTCCGTATCAGCTCGCTTGTAGATACATAGGTTGTGGTACATCCAGCTCCAAGGCAGTTGCTTTCGATGGCCCAGAAAATAGCGCTCCAACTGGCCAGTGCTTTTTCGATCGTATTGCCAACCCATACCTTTCATACGATCCACCCAGTAGCGCCGAGGCTGTTCGTTGACGTGAAAATGACCGCCCTGCC belongs to Myxococcales bacterium and includes:
- a CDS encoding carboxypeptidase regulatory-like domain-containing protein; protein product: MTNRNESLRPLRLLGNVLVKVFSGTDLLAEQDVVVQSGQVQELLFTLADSSNSLRGRVMERGLYGVSGAQVTVKGRSGSERKTVSETDGRFELRGLGDPPFFVRVDHSEFAQVALSGVRPGDGELVIDLR
- a CDS encoding carboxypeptidase regulatory-like domain-containing protein; protein product: MRSQKNGSFALPRLAEGEYDIRISAPGYVTEHRMLDMKVRRHAPSEIDLGDITLKSAGSVSGQVSDRYGRPVPGALIAYLDGAVAKTTDVHSDSSGVFSVQGLRPGRYLFYATHPVLGDGQSRRPHRIFEGENTPDILIRFDKAMPVTENNSR